A region of the Silene latifolia isolate original U9 population chromosome 9, ASM4854445v1, whole genome shotgun sequence genome:
AATGAAAGAGTGAAAGAAGGTAACATAAAAACTGGGTAGTAACAAATCCACAAGTTATCATATCAAAAATAGGTCCAATTGTAGCCTATTTCATCAAAGTGCAACAAAAGTAGACACGACCATATTTAATTTTCAGGATTTCAAAAGCATTATCCTGGAAATTACTCTTCCATAGCACGATTTTCTTCCGACTGTGGCTGTGCACTGATTCTGATCTTTTTAGTGTCAAGAAGTTTTGAAACTTCGTACAAGTGGCTGCTCTCGTTATATTCTTTTTTATCCCACTCCCTTACATTTTTTTTGTTCTTCGCAAGCCTGTAAATGAATTccccaaataagaatttgataATATCATAGGATATTAAGACGGCAACCAATATGCTCCAGAGCACATTTAATAAGTAAAGATGGAGAGTAACCTTTCTAGCATATGCTTTCTTTGTCTAACATTTTGAACCTTGTTGATAACTGACATGGCCTTTAATGTATAACCCATCCTATTCCTGTCAGATTTCTCCGGCCTGTTTCGCTTCCTCTCAAACTCAAAAGTAATGTCCTGAGGGAACCATAAAACACCAGGAAGCGGCAGCATTAGAGGGTTCCTGTATAAATAAAAGGTAAAGATATACAAGTAattatgttcttagcaatatagagGACTACTTGACTCATATCCTTTCCCTTGAGCATtctgtaagcctttgtccatttTAGCTTTCGAGGATTCCtcttcattttgaaatttttgtgacaTTTCGATCTACAAAATCTAAATATCTGCAGGAGGACACAGAGAAGATTACGTCGATAAGAAGCTGACAGTTTTTCAAGTTTTGACAGGTCTACAATCATGCACTGTGAAGAACACGATGGATCAAAGCATAAGCCAACCAGAACCCAACAATTGCTGCACCAATATTTTCAGAACGCTTTTATGCCTCCTATTTAACGTATTTTTCGACAGAAAAAATAAAGCTTCTAGTACATACTAAGGATTTGAAATCTCAAACAGCAAAAACAGTGGAATTTGGAAACCCGAACAAAGTCTGATTACGACAGTATGTTGATATGTAGATAATTAGCATAGTCTAAACTATGGTTTTGAATAGTTAATTCGACTAAACACCTTACTGATGAAGCAATATTCAGAAATAACCAAATGTGACTTGAtaatgatggaataaagcaaactGACTCACTAAATTTGTGGTGCTTCATTATATTGTGAAGTATTACCCATTCGATTACATCTTGGGTTATTCGAAAACAATctttttgtgttgctaacacaaggatAAGGCTAAGGGGCTGTTTGGTTCAAAAGATcagaatggattggaatggaatgAGATACCATGAGGAGATGGATTCAGAACCCCATAccaattatttattgtttggttCACTCTAAAATTGTATGGAGGGTGAATGGAGTTAGAAACCTGAGTGGGAAgctgggtatgggattccaaggggttggggtggaattagaatccatcaggattctaactccattccaaaatgttCCAACCAAACAATAGAATCACtcaaatccattccattccattccattccattccaacacccctaaccaaacaccccctaagtaCATCCAAACTACCTTTACCACGCAATTTAGGGAAGTCATTGAGGTACTAGGGTAATGTTATTGTTATGAAACCAAATGTGACTTGAGAGCATTTCACTCAAATAAGCCTCCTCAACATAGTTAGGCTACCAAATGACGAAATAATCAAATGAGTTCTGTAAGACTGGTATATGTCTACAACATAGTTAGGCTATCGATATTAAGTGAGGTAAGCGTACACCGGTCTTATTTGAGAATTTTGCAATTTTCCACGATCAAAGTCATTAAACGTACCTTTGCATCATTTCGAACGAACTGAATGCCATGCCCAGGGAATATGGAGGAAGAGCAAAACCAACACTTCTCTATTCTCATCGCTATAccacattaaaattacaaaattaatCAAAACCATCACAAATCTCGAAAATTTTATTTATACATAGATAAACTAAACACAGTGGTAGAACTAGCGGGGCTAGCAGGAGGGTCGCTCCATgcatttaaaaaaattaaaaatttagtcAAATGTTTTCGAATTTTTTCTAGTTTACCTTATTGTATTACCGTAATAGTTTGGCCCTTAACTACAAATCTTAACTCTGCTACGAATTAAAATTTCACAAAATTAAGCATTAATATATGAAATTGGAGGAAATAATAAGAACATAAATAATTGAAGATGATACTGAAGAGAGATTTAAGGAATTACCAGAAATCAGTACGGTGATTCTCgcgaattaatttgggtgatcaTGTTTGTGTTTATTATTTTTTGGTTTATAAAGGCTGTGGTTTTGGGTGCAGGCGTGCAGCAAGGGTTGCATGGGTCGTCAATTCGTATGTTCATGGGCCTAGCTGAATTTAGTTCGTATTATTTTACACTTTTACTGCCCAATGCCTTACGTGCCCCAAATAAATCTGCTCATGGGCCTGCCTCAGCCCTGAATCGGCACGTGGAAAGGGGCGAGTTATGCGGGTAGATCCGGCAAACGGGTCTATTAGGTTGGGCCAATTCGAGATTGGATTGTTCGGATTTACAAGAATCCGATCCGGGTCGGGTCAGGTCATTTAGGGTTCAGGTTCGGGTTAGTTGCTTTCAAGTTATTTAGGAATAACAATCAGTTTCCGATAATAAATATTCGGGTCGGATTGAATAAGGCAGGTCACATTCGGTTCTTAGTTCGGGTCGTTTTTGTCAGGTTTATGTGCGGGTCTCAGGGGAGGAAGGCCCTAATCAGCCCGGTTACGGGCGGACCAGGTTAATTAAAATACCCGAttcgtaaatatcgacgacgttttagtaaacgtcgacgacgtttttcaAAAAAAAGACGACAATTGTCCCTACTAtctcacaaacacaaacacaaacacaattcTCTCTAactcaaaacaactaaaaatcaACTTCCACCAACACTCAATCGATTCGGCCACCACCACGCCGCTGCTACCACCACGCCCCTGCCGCCGACACCACGCCGTTGCTACATACAAGGTaagtgccttttttttttttgttaaattagtttagaaattgaatCTAATTGAGTTAAACTATGAAATTAAATAGTTTtctttcatttattattattgctaatCGATTAAATTGATTAGATTTGGTAGTAATAATTCAATTAGGTGAATTTAGTTTATGTTTTTGTATccaattagttgaattattattgAGTTGGTTAGTTGTTTTGTTGCTAATTAGTTGTAATAGTATTGttgttttgtgttaatttgttgCTAATTAGTTGAATTGGTTGCTAAATAGGTTGAATTAGATGTCGATTAATGTTATTGTTTGTGTTGAATTGTAGTCGAAAAAATTGGGGAAGTGGTATCCATGGCCAAACGTGGGAAAATCACGTTCAACCATGGTACAAACGTGGGATTTCATAATTCACCATGGTAGAAACAATGGAAAATCACGTTTCAACCATGGTGAAACGTTGGATTATCACGTTCAGCCATGGTGAAACGTAACTTTCCTTTGTTTCTACCATGGTGAACGATGAAATGTCACGTTTCTACCACGGTGAACGTGGAATTTGCACGTTTGACCATGGTCAAACTTTGGTTATCTTAGTTTGATCCGTGGTCAAATGTGCAATTTCCACTTTCGTCCGtggtaaattaattttttttttttaaaaaccgtgttttatgctATTATTTGCCGATTTTTGTTACTTTATATGTTTTTTAGTCGATTAACGTGTTTTCTAACAACTTATATTTTCCTAATGTAGATGGCAGATCGAAATGAGAGAGAAAAGACCATTATGAATGCTCCGCCTCCGCCTAACGTACACGACCGTACCGCTGGGCGGGTTGTTAAGGGCTCGAAGCGTCGTTTGCGAGTTAAGCAGGCCCACAAACAGCCACCCTCACTTCGAGAGACGTCTGGATTGGTTATGATGCCTACTCCTGATCACGTCGGTAGCGAGTCGGAGGAGGCGAGGTCACGGGAGGTTGCTGGTAGTTACCAGCATGATAGAGAGAATGAGCCGTCAGATGACGGTtctgaggagaaggaggaggaggatgctGGAGAGTATCGGGTCCAACAGAACCCGCCACCGCAGAGAGTATTGAGTCTGAAGTTGGGCCGGGATAGTAGAGGACTTTATTCGAGTGTTAGAGAGTCCTCTAGCACCGATAGGTCGAGGAGACCGAGGAGGGATAGTTCTTGGATCCTGAGAGAGCCCGTACCTGGTGGTCCTAGGAACCCTGGCACCCTACGGAGTTTTGGTGGTCACGTTGCGTTCAAAAGTTGGTCGGACCCTAACCCGGAGAATATGAGGTCGTGGATCAAGCTCTACGAGAGGCCGAAAGCTGCGAGGGAGATTAGGCACATGGTTCTCAGTGAGGGTGTTGCAGCTAGGGTACAGGCGAGCGGGCTTGGGGTTTTGAAGGAGTGTTTTACCACCGGTCTAGATGATAAACTTCTTAGTGCTTTTATCGAGAGGTGGCACCCGGATACTAACACTTTCCATATGACTTTTGGAGAGATTAGTATCATGCTCCATGATGTCCAGCATATTCTTGGGATACCTGTTAGTGGTGATCGGGTGCTTGTGGGCGGTTTGGGCGAGGCTGATGATAGTGGTCTGAGGGGCAAGATTGCGAGGTTTTTTGGAGTTCCTGAGTCCGATGTTTTACCACCGCTCTACAAGAATGGCGGTTTACTTACATCGGACTTGAGGAATATTGTTTACCTAGGGAAAGAGCATTCGATTTTATTAGCCCAATTGAAAACATCGTCACGCGTTTCGAAATCTATAGTAGTCTCGAACAACGGGTTGTAGTCAATTAAATTCTCGCCAAAAGTCTCCCACGATTCCTGTTACAAGCAATACAGACTATAATAAGACAACAAAAAGATTCATAACCTAAATAAATTGcgtaaaacgaaagaaaaaacAAGTTAAAACGAGTAGAAAACGAGTAATTCATGCCTAAAACACGAGACTCAACAAACGACCGTGGCCAAACATTACTTTCCAACGATCGACCACGGACGAACAAGGAAAACCAACATTCATCCACGGACAAACAATGAAAATCAAAGTGTTGACCACGACCAAACAATGCAAATCAACGTTTGACCATGGCCAAACCAAGGATTTCAACGTTTGACCATGGCCAAACCCAGAAATCCAACgtttgaccatggccaaacgtggAAATCCAACTTTTGGACCATGGCAAACGTGGAAATCCATGGTTTGGTCCATGGCAAACGTTGATTTCCACCGTTTGGACCGTGGTCTTAACGTTGGTTTCCAACTTTTGGCCATGGTTCATCTTTCGGGGGACAATTTTCAGAATTacgcaaaaaattcaaaaattcgctACTACTAAGTTAATACGTCAACTAATTCAACTATCGAATAGAATGAACGATgcgcaaaaaaaattgaaaattaagCAAACATTGAATTGATTAAGTTGTTTACATACCGTTGAATCGAGATCCGacatattgttaattgttgttgttttttgtttttaatttagttgagtttgagagaaatttttttagagagagaaagttaaAAGGGCAGTcatcgtcttttttatgaaaaacgtcgtcgatatttactaaaacgtcgtcgttATAAATCAGCCCTCTTAAAATAATACTCAATAACTTTGATTAATTGTGAGGCCCATAAGTTACAAATGTAGATGTTAGGGCCCATAAGTAATGGTAGTGCTAGGGGGCTAGTAGGGACACTCGCCCCCCAAAACCGTTTGGTCCTAGATTTCATGAGGCACTTTTATGGCTTTAGCCTAGAGCTGATCAAGTGTGGGCTAGCCCGTTTGGCCCGGCCCCACTTGCCCCGCTATTTAAGCGGGCTGgtcatagaaaaatattagaGTAACAGGTAATGGACAATAAAAATAAGCCCGCCAAAATTAATGGGCGGGTATGGACAATGAAAAATGTCGATGGCCCgctttaaaaaaatattttcctATTTTTATCTACATGACAACTACAATAacctaaaaaaaaaagtaaataactAAAGACTAATTATTATTTTTACGTAAAGTTAAGCGAAACGAAGTTGGGCCCAAAAAAAAAGTtcataagaccatccccaagcaaaggtCGCGCTAATTAGGTTGCTACCCtgttttactcttaatcccacTTTATTTATCTTGACCTACTTTCATCCTCCCAAGTAGAAGGTCACGACCTAgttcatcaacccaatcatttttcactttCCAACCAATTACATCTCTCCACATTATATCACCttttaatatatatatttttttattaattattaatactGTCAACCAATCACATATCGCCACATATAGGTCATGAGTTGGGTCAATTTGCTCCACCAAACGTCACAAATTGATCTCTTCTTTCCAAAGGTCACCAtaattttttggttaattggtGATTAGTGTGACCAAGTAAGGTCATGACCTAGCAATTGACCTTACTTGGGATGGTCTAAACCTACTTTTATCTTGGTATTAGTAGGTAGTTTTGTTTAATTTGACAAcagaatttttgttttaattttgagccCACGAGCCCACGGATTGGCCCGCCTATTTAAATGACGGGCTTAGACAATCACACATGGCCCGCTATAATGGACGCGGGCAATAAAATTAGGTCCACCGGACAATTTTTCCAAGTATAAGAGACCGTCCATGTCCGACCCAAACCCGCAAATAATCACCTTTACTTTAGCCTGTAGTTTAACTAAATCCTTTGCAGGGTATtcgaaccttttttttttttttttttacaatagtATTCGAACTTTTTAAAGTCTTTGTCTTCTAGTATTTGCAAAAACCCCGTAGCTCAATGGACTCTCTCTTTACCTTCTCCATCTGCCCCACTCCTCTTTCTAGGGtattgtaacacctccatttagGAAGGAGCCTTACTAAGATTCCCGACTAAAtgaaagtgttaccatctcgaataaccgaggtagtgaataataaagaaagaacaatcaATGTactttattaataaaacttacatcCTTTAAAACTTTTGTCATAAAACAGACATTACAAACTTtcaaaccaaaagataaaagtTTACAACGGAAGAATAAAACAAAGTCTAGAACGTCAATGAAAGGTAAGTCTCGTGACATCTAATCTCAAGGAGTCAGCCCCACTCATCCAATCCCAGCATAGCATCCAAACACAACAGCTAACCTGAACCTGCTTTATTGACTGCTCCAAATTCAATCGGAAATATTgaatggatcgacacaggccacacGGAAATTGGTGATAATTTGACACAGGacacaaacaagtcaaccaaAAGGTCGAGTAGGGATAAATGACAACTTAAGTAACAAATaagctaataataataacaacccCACAAATAATAACTTCACAAGAAATAACTGTATTCTCATATTATATTGACCAATATCGACAGATAAACCAAAACTCACTTTGGTAGTGGCACCCGCTCGTGCCATGCTCAACACAATACTGGCAGTGGTACTTCCTGACCATGCTCATCACTATATTGACAGTGGTACTTCCTTACCATGCGCATCTACATTAGTGGCAGTGGCACTCTCTTGCCATGCTCATCACTATTTGGGCAGTGGTGCCTTCTTACCATGCTTAACCActctggcagtagtaatcactGTATGATGCTCACCTGGCAGTAGCTACTCTATGGCTAAGCTCAACTGGCAGTATACACTATGTGTATGCTCAACTGAAGGCTTTTACTCATTCTTTCTCTCATACCCAATAGTTAGTATAACAACAAATATACCAGTAACTATCATTCATACAAATGCTAAGATTTCGCAAACATGATAATTAACAATTACGCAAACATATTAAATAGTACCCACAATCCAGGTCGGCCAACCTCGGCTCTGAGTTGGTCGACCCAACACCTTCAACCTGCCCCTGCACGCGAATTGTAGCTCAATCCGTCTTATATTGCAATACCATAAATATATATGCATTACTACGCAACAACAACCAAGGATTTACGCAAAATAGGCTGACTTGCACCCTAGGTCGATCGACCCCGTGTCCAGGTCGGTCGACCTAGGGCGTGGACGACGAGCTATCGCCTGTTTGACGATACTAACCATAACATTTATCAATATATGACTATAACTTAGTTGAGTAGGGAGATATCCCTACCTTTTAGGATACTCCTGCGAGAC
Encoded here:
- the LOC141599673 gene encoding putative ribosome biogenesis protein RLP24 — translated: MRIEKCWFCSSSIFPGHGIQFVRNDAKIFRFCRSKCHKNFKMKRNPRKLKWTKAYRMLKGKDMSQDITFEFERKRNRPEKSDRNRMGYTLKAMSVINKVQNVRQRKHMLERLAKNKKNVREWDKKEYNESSHLYEVSKLLDTKKIRISAQPQSEENRAMEE